Genomic DNA from Misgurnus anguillicaudatus chromosome 18, ASM2758022v2, whole genome shotgun sequence:
aaagttaaatgaacattaaacatttacaagtctttgtctttacagagtaaaactaaaaaaacagcatcaagcaaaacattctgggaaacaaaatctgaagcaaaaaacagaaaaaggttgatgatgatttctggttcccagaatgctttgcatgaggctgttattgtatagttttattctgtaaagataaagacttgttaatatttaaaatttatttaactttgaacaaactctttccagtaaataacataaatgtaaatctacggtaaattaccggcaacccagctgcaataacattgaaatttctacggaatttttttacagtgtaattcaACCTTGATTCAACCttgaatcaacgttgaaatgGTGGCTGGGACACAAAACGTTTAAgcttacatttacatgtatttgTACGCTTACCGTATTTTCTGAACTATAACttgctccggagtataagtcagatcagtcaaaaatgcattttggagaggaaaaaatatataagttgcactggactatacgtcacatttttttagaaaatggtttcacaaaatccaagccgaagaacagacatttaatctggaaaggcaagttatttaactaaacaatagcacacagaacagcaggctgaataggtgcaTGTTAACGTAACATTGCCATTTATTCACCgaacacaatagcatacagaacatacctgagaGGCTgtataggctaaattaacatgacatgccaaatcaagttcaaaaaggtcccgaagtcattccacatcactgaattcattaaattacataaatacaggagcagcatatagcggactatCGCGggtagacggtaatggtttctgttggttcatataaattaattttgacataattcgcacctgactagaagtcgcaggaccagccaaactataaaaaaaagtgcgacttatagtccggaaaatacattttgtctaaaggtagattttttttaaatgtacactaaacaatttatcatttatcaaacaGTGAAAGTTATAATAACTAAAGAACTTTTTTCCCCAGCCGATGAGGACAAGACATGGAAGATTGCTCACGTTTCTATGGAAATCGGGGTCAAATTTCGCTATGCATTTCAGGCGGTGAAGGGAGAACCCAGCAAGTCTACAGGAGGCATATTCATCGATGACATCAGCCTGACAGAGACACGCTGTCCAGCCTCCGTCTGGCGCATCCAGAATTTCTCTCACATCCTGCAGACAGCCGATTATGacacagtactgaacagtcctCTTTTCTACAGTCCCGAGGGTTACAGTTATGGCATTCAAGTTCGTCCGTTCTCCGGCTACTCTGACTACACAGGCAACTACACCGGCCTATATTTCCATCTGGCCAGTGGTGAAAATGACATTGTAATGCAGTGGCCTGCTGTTAACCGCCAGGCCACAATGGTGGTGATGGACCAGGATCCAGATATTAAACTGAGGATGTCTTCTGCCCGTAGCCTCACCACTGACATGGCCAGTATGTTCTGGGACTTATATGAACgtttaaaacatgaataaaaaagacatattacttaaaaataaaggtgataAATGATGCCAGAGATGAAAAATTTTTGACAGCAACCTTTAATATCTTAAGAATCTTTCTGTTTTACAAAAGGTTGTTTTTTAGATTATAgaaagttaaagggacacttcacccatttgcattaagctttgtatagttagaaacccagtcatgtttttgaatagtcgtgcatcattccctttgtttcccctgagacagagaaatatggatttcaatgttgcacttccttctttcaatgatgtaaaaatcatcattttgcatcattgaaagaaggaagttctatatctttgtagagggggtgagactacaaacactcattttctcagtcaaataggcaccaaattcaaaatttatgttacatttcgactacaaatatgatccacttctaataaagattaatgtttccacgggtgaaatgctcctttaagaaagaaatggttctttgaacgaatggttctttggggaaccaaaattGGTTCTTTTATCATATCggtgtgaagaaccttttgtagcatctttatttttatgtttctgtttctttctgtTCTCTAGTGTCTGAAGGCAAATTACTATGGGACAATCCAAGGAAAGTTGGGACTTTCGATAAACACTGCGCATGTTTTCGAGGGGAGTCAAAGGGATGGAATACTTTCATCAAACACTATGACCTGCACAGACGAAATTACCTGAAAAATGATGACCTAATCATCTTCATAGACTTTGAAGGTGTGTACACATTCAGTGATGCTTTCTTGAAGTCAATGTCCATAGGCTGAATTGTTTGTGTGTTGTCTGTTTTTTAAAGACTTGACAAGCTTGATAAACAGCGAAGTCCCGGTTGCACCAAAGGTTTGATGATGTAAGAAAGCttcttcattttatttaaatacaatcGTTTTTCTCTTTAAGATACTGATTATAAATTGGTAATTGATGATCAGTCTCTTGATAAATGACACATGCAACATTTGGGTGCACCTCATGAGAGAACTGTAACTTTTTTTAACAGGTATAAGTTTTTAAAGCCTcaagaaagaagaagaaagaaGAATACAGAGAGTGTTTATTGTGGAGAATGTcatcaaaaacatttgtttcctgtaaaaaattaagtaatATGATACCGCTGTCCCTCTTTGATATAACTTCTCTCTTTTTATATTACATATCATTTTTAACATTTCTAATAAAGTCTCTTATTAAACCTTTGCCTTATTGTCATTTATAATACAATTACTGACTAAatactaaataataaaatgcaaagaAATTTAAGTATGTTACACATACTTGTGTTTATAATATTACACCTGCCTGATTAAAAGTACACTTTACGTTTGAAAACATAATACACTGTAATCTTATCTGTAATCTGTGATATAATATGAGTGAAACAAATACAAGCTCATTGACACTTAAGCTTTATATGCTCTAAAAACTTTGGTTCAAAGTCCCAGAAGATCTGATATCTTTGGGAGAGTTGGCAAACTTAACATAGTTTATTCCCACATGGTTAAAGATTCATGGTGGTGATAAAATCTGTACATACCCAATCCCATGGTCAACAAAGAACTACAGATTAATGCAGCTGAGTTCTCGTGATTTGTTTATTCCCAGCGAGTGCTTCAAACTTAATCTGATTGATTGTAGAGTATGGATACGCAAAAATCAATGGCAACATAATAAAAGTATCCTCTTTCCTCTATATAGAATCAGCTATAAGAATCGTCTCTCtctcaaggttttttttttccgctaaaaaatgactttttcctaaaaaaagttttttcaacccctagggagtcagctgacattggcttgaCTTTGAACTCTCTTCTAtatattacattattactacgctcgctagtGCGTTCTTAGCCACTGTACTACTTTTGTTGTCCcctgatttttctgtgttttctcctgctttAATTAATGTAAatctgctttgaaacaattaacacaattgtgaaaagcgctatataaataaaattgaattgaatattaaaaaaacggtCTTTGATGTTGGAAAGTGTTTGGCAGCACATCATCATTTGAGCAAACATTTTTGCTTGTACGATTGATGCAGGTTAATGAAAAGACATTCTTGCTGAAAaagatttaaacattgacataAACATGACAGATGCTGTTTTATACTGTATGTCAATGATATTATTATAGGCAAAGTTTAAAAGTGAAAATCTGAAACCAGCTGCACACAATTTTAAGATAGATTTAcagatttcacatctgaaagtgTAGCGTACATGCACTTTTGTGAACACTTTTATTATATGAATCACATATACGCACTTTTCATACAAGATCAAATCTAGAACTGTTTCTATGTAGCATTATATAAATGAAGCCCTAGAttttagggatgggacgattaccggtttcatgATTTACCAACACAAAATatcctgacggttagtattatcgtttaaaattaattatcattacaaccgtgtttgattaccgtgattttgaatACTCacggtaaatcctgtccagccagaatcaatTTGACGCAGGCacgcacatgcaacatagttttttttgcacaagaaggcatttaagggataatgttttgtgttcattcacggtaaacttattacacagatttttttattttttttatttaaataatttcagggacatgaaatattaatttttcaaaaataaaacttgttcaaatgttttcaatGTGTGTAGCAGTTCTTTTAACATTTCCatcacattttaacaaaaccatgataatattgataaccgtgataactttggtcactataatcatgatatgaaattttcataccgtcccatccctactaGATTTGAGTGACTATTGCTTTGCTGATCATAAGCCACTCTTCACTTTAGTCACAGTGTAACAAGATTTTACCCCTGATATGGCTGTCATAAATCTCTGTGTAAAAAGATAAAAGAGTGTTGAACTTCAGAATACACATGACTTGAAGGCCACAAACTACACCATCCAAGTGTCTCTGATTATCAGATCAAAGTACCAAACAAACACTGGCTTTACTGAGCCTGTTCAACTCTACTAAGTATAGTTAACATGGACTCCATATGGCAAATTATCCTCTTCACAGTGCTCCTCACACCAAAGGTATTTTAAACTATAttcattattaattttaatagttttaaaacGTAAACGTTTTTGACATTTGTGGTCACAGCAAACACACCCTTTCGATGTATAAACCTGTCAAATCTAACTCTAACATTGCAGGCACACACGCTTCCAGCGGAATATGGTATACTGCTTTGAACATTAGAAATAATCATGTTCAATTTTGTATTAAATtttcaaaattcttttaaatactcatattttttgtaaatgttaggTAAAGATGCAGATGCAGGTGAATTACGGGAGGACATTCTTGAAATTAATTTGGGTCAGTGTAAACTCATTTGAATTAGGAAAGGTAACACATACATTGCTTTGCCAATTTAGTAAgataataaaaatgttcaaaGAGTTTGTTTAAATTTGTTATTTCAGAATCCCAAAGAGATTTGTTTGAGGGAGATATCGCTGGGAATGTAAGTGAACACCATCTTTCTTAAAAAAGATATCTTATACTCTCTCAATATgtaatatttgatttttttattgttgttttgctAACACTTTACTACAAggctgtatttgttaacattagctAATGCGCAATGGACAAACATTGTATGGGCATTAACTTACACAAAGACTGATTaaaactatattgctcattgttagttaatgtttacttatattaataaatacaattttattgtAACGCATTGCCATTGTTTACATATTAATTGTTTAGTCTTCAAGATCTTAAATACTCTTAACATAAACATTTATCTTCCAGCCAAGAAGAAATGCCATACTGGATGAAACAAAAAGATGGATATTTCCCATTCCATACATCCTCACTGATAGTTTGGGTGCGATTATCTTATTTTATACcatggggctgttgaatgctttattctgattagttgagaaatgttccacgggtatgcattattttccaaTAACCGCACATccaacttgtcaaatgtcttaaaaataaccCCCAGAGCAATTTCTTTAGTAATCGTGGTATAAGTAGAATAATTGACCCCGGTCTTTTGAATTGTTTGATAAATAATCCGCTTTGAGTCATGCTGCATTACcatcttgggtgtgcattatttttgaataattaaaTGGCCCGTCATAAATTTTTCCTTTCTTAACTGCGAATCAACAAACTCACTTCGAGAATGAGAATACTGTATTGAGTTTTACCTCTTTAGATCTTAATGCAAAAGGAGTGATCCTTCAAGCATTTGAAATGTATCGTCTTAAGTCTTGTGTGGACTTTAAGCCCTACGAAGGAGAAAGTTCCTATATTTCTTTCACCAAGCTGGACGGgtaagtaaatgttttttattttgtgtaatatcAGGTATTCTCAGGTATAGAGTTAAAATGTGAAATGTGTTCTGGGTACAGGTGTTGGTCATTTGTGGGAGATTTAAAGACGGGTCAGAATGTCTCCATAGGAGATAGATGTGACACCAAGGCCATTGTAGAACATGAACTTCTCCACGCGTTGGGTTTCTACCACGAGCAGTCCCGTTCAGACAGGGATGACTATGTTAAAATCTGGTGGGACCAAATACTTCCAGGTTATTgacatcatttaaatgagaaataatgcATTGTAAAATCACAACATTAGCATAAAAATTGTTACTGTTTTCCACATGACTCTTGCAGGAAAGGAGCACAATTTCAATAAGTATGAGGACGATTTTATAACAGATTTGAACACAGCCTATGACTATGAGTCCATCATGCACTACAGACCTTTATCTTTCAATAAGGAGCCCGATATTCCCACCATAACCACCAGCATCCCTGCTTTCAATAATGTGATCGGACAACGCTTAGACTTCAGCGCTCTTGATCTGGAAAGACTCAACCGCATGTATGAATGCAGTAAGTCTGATAGCATTGACAAATCAATGATTCATGCTTCTCTCATGTGTGGATTTTGCTTTGAATAATAAAGACAGTTAACAAACCATCTGGATTTGCAGTCTTGTCAAATTTGCTTTGTTTTTAGCTGCAACACACACTCTTCTGGACCAGTGTGCCTTTGAACAGATCAACATTTGTGGAATGATTCAGTATGAAGACGACGATGCAGACTGGGTCCACACTTTAGGTTCAACAGAAATGAAGGACCACACTCTTTTAGGACAATGCAGAGGTAAAAAAATACCTGTTTTGTTTGGCATCACTGTgaaagaaccttttaagcacctttatttttaagagtgcatttTCCCacaaatgttatttaaaggCGTCATTTCAAAAGACTTTTTTGAGATGTCAAATACATCTTTGgagtccccagagtacgtatgtgaagttttagctcaaagtatcatatagataatttattataacttaATAtaagttaaaattgccactttgtaggtgtgagcaaaatgtgccgtttttgggtgtttcctttaaaatgcaaaaatgagctgatctctgcactaaatgtcagtgctgttgttggatagtgcagattaaggggcagtataaccccttatgacatcacaaggggagccaaatttctttttcacatgcttgcagagaatggtttaccaaaactaagttactgggttgatctttttcactttttttaggttgatagaagcactggaaacccaattatagcacttaaacatggaaaagtcagaatttaatgatatgtcccctttaatatttgTTGATAGATGCTGGATATTACATGAAATTTGACACCGCTAACAAAGCTGAAGGCCACAGTGCAGTGTTGGAATCACGGATTCTGTATCCCAAGAGGAACCGACAATGCCTTGAGTTCTTCTACAGGATGAGTGGAGGCCCCAGGGACCAACTCGCCATTTGGGTTAGAATAGATGATGGAACCGGATCTGTTCAGAAAGTCAGGAAAGTTTACACTATCAGAGGTCAGTTTTGTCTCGATGTTGAAAAAAGGAACAaaagttgtacctttttgtcattgggatggtaccttttaaaaatgtcctaatatgtacattaAGAAATAGATATTAAACTTTAAGGTAccagtatgtatgtatgtaaagtaATTTCATCctcataatgtaaaaaacattgtgGAAATGTTACAATGATACCTTTAATATTGACCACGTAAATGTAATATCAAACCAAAAGTaatgtcaataaataataatacaaactttgatgctcctattGGATTTCACAAAAGGGGTCATATTACATTATCTGTTACATCTGAAACTGTGTGCGTACAGTATATTCAACTAAATgaactttgttttttaagggGATAATGATGACTCATGGAAGATTGCACACGTCAATCTAAACGTTGAGGAAAAGTTCAGATACTTCTTCCAGGGTATTGCAAACTCCTCCGAACCTGGGGGAGGAATCTTTATAGATGACATTACTCTGACTGAGACATCTTGCCCAACTGCTGTCTGGAGGATCCAGAACTTTACCAACCTGCTCAAAACGACTTCACATGGTGACAAAATTCAGAGCAAACCGTTTTATAACTCTGAGGGTTATTCGTATGGAATTACTGTCTATCCGAATGGCAAGCGAAACTCATCTGAGGAGTTTGTCGGGATCACCTTTCACCTCTTCAGTGGTGAGAATGATGCAGTCTTAGAGTGGCCAGCAATGAATCGACAGGTCACAATCACGACTGTGGATCAGAATCCAGATGCATTGCTTCGAATGTCTAACAGCAGAAGTTTCACCACTGGTGCGTGTTATTACTTATTATTTTTGGTTCAttcgttctttctttcatttgttctttcttttgttcattCGTTCTTTCATTCTTTATTTAGTTCATTGTTCTTTCAATCTTTCGTTTGCTTGCTCTTTTGTTTGTTCTTATGTTTGTTCTTTCTatcttttgttctttctttcattttttctttcattctttatttcgtttgttctttctttcgttTGGTTGGTTTTTTGGTTCGttcgttctttctttcgtttgttctttcttttgcttgtttgttCTTTCATTCTTTATTTCGTTTGTTGGTTCtttgttctttctttcgtttgcttgtttttttggttcgttcgttctttctttcgtttgttctttcttttgctcgttt
This window encodes:
- the mep1a.2 gene encoding meprin A subunit alpha codes for the protein MDSIWQIILFTVLLTPKAHTLPAEYGKDADAGELREDILEINLESQRDLFEGDIAGNPRRNAILDETKRWIFPIPYILTDSLDLNAKGVILQAFEMYRLKSCVDFKPYEGESSYISFTKLDGCWSFVGDLKTGQNVSIGDRCDTKAIVEHELLHALGFYHEQSRSDRDDYVKIWWDQILPGKEHNFNKYEDDFITDLNTAYDYESIMHYRPLSFNKEPDIPTITTSIPAFNNVIGQRLDFSALDLERLNRMYECTATHTLLDQCAFEQINICGMIQYEDDDADWVHTLGSTEMKDHTLLGQCRDAGYYMKFDTANKAEGHSAVLESRILYPKRNRQCLEFFYRMSGGPRDQLAIWVRIDDGTGSVQKVRKVYTIRGDNDDSWKIAHVNLNVEEKFRYFFQGIANSSEPGGGIFIDDITLTETSCPTAVWRIQNFTNLLKTTSHGDKIQSKPFYNSEGYSYGITVYPNGKRNSSEEFVGITFHLFSGENDAVLEWPAMNRQVTITTVDQNPDALLRMSNSRSFTTDNGTLWRKPSTGEEWDEDCNCYRGPEFGWSTFISHDQLHRKDFIKNDDLIITANFDDLTHLIQSEVPVKPKLSIVSQTVEESIGNPKVRRARALVDPCQPNPCYNGGACVNIQGKATCRCISGQAIVYMGDNCEKQQIDGGILGVLIGGVAGTLTLTVGIIAVIYKQ